In Candidatus Methylomirabilis sp., the genomic window GCGGGCCGCCGTCGAGCAGGCAGTCGCGCGCGCCAAGGCGCGCGGGGCGAAGCGGGCCATCCCCCTCCCGGTGAGCGCCCCGTTCCACTGCCGCCTGATGCGGCCGGTGGCGGAGCGGCTGCGGGAGGTTCTGGCGACGGTCCGCTTCCGGGATCTCCGGGTCCCCTGTGTGACCAATGTGGATGCCGCTCCCATCCGGACGGGGGCCGAAGCGGCCGCCGCCCTGGTGCGGCAAGTGGCGTCCCCGGTCCGGTGGGTGGAGGCGGTCGAGCGGCTGGTCCGGGAGGGGGTGGACACGTTCGTGGAGGTGGGCCCCGGGAAGGTCCTCACCGGGCTCATCCGGCGGATCACCCCGGCGGCCCGCACGTTCCCGGTGGAGGATCTGGCCGGGCTGGAGACGGCCGCCTCCGCGCTGGCGGGTGGATGAGCCTGGACGGGCGCGCCGGCATCGTCACCGGGGCCAGCCGGGGGATCGGGTACGCGGTGGCGGAGCGACTGGCGGGAGCCGGGGCAAGCCTCCTCCTCTGTGCCCGGGACGGAGCCGCCCTGGAGCGGGCTGCGGCGTCCCTCGCGGCGGGTGGGGCGAAAGTGGCGACGGCGGTGGCCGACGTGAGCCAGGCCGCCGATGCCGACCAGCTGGCAGAGACTTGCCTCGGCCAGTTCGGGAGGCTCGATCTCCTGGTGAACAACGCCGGGATCGCGCGGGACGGTCTCTTGCTCCGGCTGAAGTCGGAGGACTGGGAAGCGGTCCTGGGGGTCAACCTCACGGGGGCCTTTCACTGCACGCGGGCT contains:
- the fabG gene encoding 3-oxoacyl-[acyl-carrier-protein] reductase, yielding MSLDGRAGIVTGASRGIGYAVAERLAGAGASLLLCARDGAALERAAASLAAGGAKVATAVADVSQAADADQLAETCLGQFGRLDLLVNNAGIARDGLLLRLKSEDWEAVLGVNLTGAFHCTRAALRAMVKQRAGRIINVTSVVGVMGNAGQANYVASKAGLIGLTKAAAREVASRGITVNAVAPGFIETEMTAALSPAVREAYRTQIPQGRFGTPGEVAGVVAFLASDAASYITGQVIHVNGGLWM